From the Nodularia sphaerocarpa UHCC 0038 genome, the window TTCAAATTCAGTATTTCTGAATGAAGAAGATTTAATGATAGTTCAGAATACTAAAGTTGATTTTGTCCACAAGTCATTTGATGACTTGGCAATTTAAAAGATTCGCTGCTGTAATCTCAGGAAATACCAATGAAAGCTAAAAAAAATACAAGTTTCTTCAAAATATTTGCAAGCCTTGTGGGAGTCGCTGGTGTGAGTGCTTTAATGAGTGTGCCAGCATTCGCATTAACTAATTTAACTACGTCTACAACCGGCACTATACACTCCCAAGTAGATACAACAACAGATACAACACCAGATCCAACAACAGAACCAACACCAGAACCAACACCAGATCCAACAACAGAGCCAACAACAGAACCAACACCTGAGCCAACACCTGAGCCACAAAATTAGCTAAGTCTTGGTGAAGATTAAAGTATTCAGAGCCGCAGTATGTATTTGTTATTTCAGTTTAATAGTATATGCTGTGGCTCGTAAAAAATACTTTTTTTGGCTCAAATCAGGGGTCTATTTTACCTAAAGCGATGGAATTAAATAAATGATGATTAATCAAAATAAGAAATATGCAATAGGAGTATTTGCTAGACATGAAGAAGTAGAGCCAGCAATTAATGAATTGAAAGCGTCAGGCTTTCCTCTGGAGCAAGTTTCGATCATTGCTAAAGATGTAGAGCCAGATGAGCGCCTGGGTGAGGCGCAGATTAGCGATCGCATTAATGACCAAAGTGTTAACGCTACAAAGGCAGTAGGTGATACACTTACAGCTACTACCTGGGGTAGTGTGTTAGTTGGTTTGAGTAGTTTGGCAATTCCCGGTTTAGGAGTTGTGCTAGCAGCAGGTTCTGTGGGTGTGGCGCTAGTGGCTAGTATGGCGGGTGTTGCTGTGGGAACAATAGCAAATGAGAATTTAGTCAAGGCGCTGGCTGATTTAGGTATACCGGAAAACCAAGCCAGACTTTATAGCGATCGCCTCCAGCAGAGTAATTATTTACTCATCCTCAATGGCACAGATGAACAGATTCATAGTGCTGAAGCCATCTTACACAATCAAGAAATTAAAAATTTGGGCATTTATGATTTTTCTCAGGCTAAAAATCATTAAATCAGTTAACAGTTAACAGTTAACAGTTATCAGTTAACTGATAAAGTCTACATATATCTTGTTAATTGAACTCGGTAACGTTCTTTTTTAGTAACGGCAATTTCCCCTACTTCTAAACGTCCTTTACCACGAATAGCGATTAAGTCGCCTGATTTGACTTGAGAACTAGATTGACTAACGTCTTTCCAATTGACGCGGACATCACCACCCTCAATAAAGTTAACCATTTTACTGCGGGACATCCCAAAACCAGCCGAGGCGATCGCATCTAACCGCAAAGAAGCTTCCACTGTGGTTAATTCCTTCTTCTTGGGTTCCCTAACTTTTAACTCATTGATATCAATGCGCTGAGTTTTCACCGGCACAGAACGCACCTGTTGCAGACTTATTTCTAAAAATTCCGCCAACTCCGGTGCTACAATCGCTTGCGCTCCCCGTTCGCCCAGAACAATAATATCTCCTGTCTTTTCACGCACGATTCCTGTCCCCAGCATTGCGCCCAAAAAGTCGCGATGAGATGCCGTATCAAAAAGAAAATTACCAGCAAATTCCAGGGCTACGAGGTCAACTTGAGATTGTTCTAAGGGAAGTTCCGAACGTGCGATCGCCATTCTTTGACGTTCTGCTTGGGGATAACCGCCCCACGCCACTAATTGCACATCTGTTAATCGACTAAAAACCCGGTTAATTTCTGCCAATTCCGGCGGAGACAAAAAATCAGTCAAAACAACTTCCCAAGTTTTAATCGCTTGTTCAGCCTGATCAATCACACGAGCGACAGTATCTCGATTTTCAACACCTTTTAAAAGTTCTTCTCTTGGTAACATTATCCAAATTTTGAATTTCTATGTGTTACTTGTATCAGCATAACCCTGGATATTTTCCGGCTCAAATTTACGTAATATCCGGGTTGCTTGGCGACTAATCGCTTCCGAAACTTGAACGACAACTATGTATTTACCCATATCTAAACGATTGCGGTAGGGTAAAGCATCACCACCGCCCAGCACTAAACCAACACCACCACCGACAAACACACTACCCATAGCGCCACCAACAGCGCCCAGCAGTCCGCCAACGATGTGATTCCCAATTTCCCCCGCCCAAGCAAAGGTATTTAAACCTGTAGCCAGGCTGAAAGCACAACCTGCAAAAAAGCCAAATGGGATCAGCCAGTATGACATCAGTTTGGCTTGCTTTTTGGCTTGTTCCTTGGGATCAACCAAGCCAAACTCGTCAGCAGTTTTATAACCCCTACCGAGGATAGTGCTTTTAATACCCTCGGCTTCTAGAGCTAAGTAAGCGCCTTCGGCTTGGATGCGGTCTGGTAACACGGCGACAACGTAATTCATTGATTAAATAATAATTGTTTGATAAAAGTTCTTAATTAACAGCGTATCAGTGCTAGTGGAATCAATCTTGTGTCTAAATTCAGAGATTCAGAAATAGACAGGGTAGAAAAGACAAAGCTAACGACTGTGGTATGGGAAATGTGGAATTGTGTTTAGCATTTCCCTATTATCTCATTTTCTGGGAGCAGATATCACTTGAGGGAATCCATTGGCTCACAAAAATTGTTCACACCTTGCTTGAGAATATAGATGAGAACTGGCGTAGCCAAGACACTAGGAAATGTGGGCATTTTTTGGAGACGTTCCATCATCCTCACCAAAGAGTTACTGAGCAAATCATCGCGGTATTCTTGTTCACAAATGACCGCACGCCATTTTCTCGCCATAGCATCCAACCACTCAGAATTAGTCATACCTGGTTCTTGTCCCGCCCGAATAGCCAGAGTCATGGCTGCATCTTCCAAATCTCCATCACAATCCTCAATCAAATCCAGCGCTTCCATAGCCCTAGAATCATCAACTAATTGAGAACGAAACAAGGCAATTTCCTGCGATGTAACTTTAGTCATAGAATTTTTTCCATCCAAATATTGCAATACTCAGCCATAATAGTCCAATTTTGCGAGATAGACTTGGCAGAAATCGCAGGTATGGCACTGAGAAATCAAAAAATCTCCAATTTGTAGTAATTATGGTGGGTTACGCTGCGCTAACCCACCCTACTGGACTGACAAGCCCAAAATGATGCAATAGATAAAACTATTGTGGGGTGGGCATCCTGCCCGCCCAAAACAGGCAAGATGCCTGTTCCACAAGAGAAATCTATAGCACTATTTTAAGCTTGCCACGCCACTATCCAGAGATGGGTTCATCGGCTTCCAAAAAATAAATTATCCCAATAAAGGTAGACCGAATTGCCGAAGGCTACCGCACCAGGTACAGTTCGCGCAGCGTCTCGCAGAGAGGACACAGACTCAAGAGGGTTCTGTATTTTCCTGACGTGCTTTCAGCTTCATCATAATTTCTGCGTGCATCTCACGAGTGATTGGGTAAAAATAGGTGAGAAATAAACCACAAATCAAGAAAATTGTTGGTAATGGACCAACAGCGATGCGAATGGCTGTTAGGGCAGATTCTGGTTGTATGGGTGTATCTTGTCCTGGTAGAGTTGCTTGGAAACCGGCGGCTTGCAAAGCGTTTCCGACTAAAAATATTCCTAAAGCTAGACCTAACTTTTGCAGCAAAACCATAAAACCATAGAAAATGCCTTCTCGCCGTTGTCCGGTGCGAAATTCATCTAAGTCAATCACATCTGGAATCAGTGACCAAGGAACGAGATAAGCTGTGGACACGCCAACACCAGCCATGACAGCCATGAAATACATTAAACCGATTTGATTAGGCTGTAAAAAAAACAGTCCTCCTGCGGCGATAATCCATGAACTCATCCCCAGAAAATAAACGACTTTTTTCCCGATTTTCTTGCTCAAAGCACTCCAAACAAATAACATCAGCAAGGCTGTTCCTTGGACTGCAATCATGACTGTGGGGACATCTGAATCCTTCAAACCCATACAGTTGATGACAAAATAAGGAATAGTGGTGGCTGTGACTTGTACTCCTAACCAAGAAAAAAGATATATACCAATCACAAATAGAAAAGGTCGATTGCTAAAAACGATTTTTAGTTGTTCAAAGAAGGGTATAGATGCAGGTTCTTCGCCTTGGGTACGTTTAGCTTCAAAAGCCAAGACGCGATCGCGCACTCCGAAAATACAGACATATATAGCTAAAACCGAAATTACCGCACAAATTCCCGCTAAAACCAGATATTGTTGTTGGCGATCGCCAATTGTTGAAAAAATAATTTGCGCTAAAATCAACGATAAAATACTACCACTAATAGAAAAAGCGAAGCGAAAACTATTCAGAGTAGTACGTTCATCATAATCTTGAGTTAGTTCGGGAGTCATTGCCGTATAAGGCAAACTGACAACGGTGTAAACCACCTGAGACATTAACCCAATTACGACATAATACCAAAACAAAGGCCAAATATTACCACTCTGGTTGGCACTAAAAGGCGGTACAATCCATTGCAAGAAAAAGATGACCCCAAAAGGAATCGCCCCGTAAAACATCCAAGGTAAACGACGACCCCAGCGACGAGATTTCGTTCTATCTGACAACACCCCGATAATTGGATCGTTGATAGCATCCCAAACTTTACCAATCATTAAAATACTACCAGCTAAACCAGCCGGAATCCCAGCCACATTGGTAAAGAAAACCAGCAGAAAAAATATAGAAATATTGCCAGTAATCGCTGGTCCAAAATCTCCAGCCCCATAAGCTAGTTTGGTTTTCAAATCCAGTTTGGGACTTTCTGGATTAATTCGGGCATACTCATCAACCGAATCGTTCATGCTCATACTAAAATCAAAAGTTTGTAGTTGCTTCAGTATCACCTAAAAATCAGTTTATTTATGCCAGACCTTTACGTTTCTTGGTCAGATTATCACCAAAAAATTGAACACCTAGCGGCTCAGATATATCAATCAGGCTGGGAGTTCAACCAGATTGTTTGTCTCGCAAGAGGAGGACTGCGAGTCGGAGATATCATTTCCCGGATATATCAGCAGCCTTTGGCAATTTTAGCAACATCTTCTTACAGTGGTTCTGGTAAGCAAGAAAGAGGCAATTTAACCTTGTCTCGCCATTTAACAATGACTTCAGAAAACTTAGGTTCCCACATTCTCCTCATTGATGACTTAGTAGACTCTGGAATCACCCTGGAGCAAACCATACCTTGGCTGAAGCAAAATAGTAATTTCGCCGTTACAGAAATTCGCACGGCGGTACTGTGGTATAAAGCCTGTTCTACCATCAAACCAGATTATTATGTCGATTATCTCCCAGATAACCCCTGGATTCATCAACCCTTTGAACACTACGAAAACATGAACCCCGCCGAACTAATCGCTAAGGTAAGTCAACCTTGTTGATGAGTGAAGAGTATTATGTCTCTTGACTGATAACTGATAACTGATAACTGATAACTGTTAAAAAGCGCCAGCAATCAAGCCAATAATCGCACCTGCGGGGACTAACTGCCATGTGGGACGTTTGAAGCGGATCAGCGCGACTAAAGCCAGAATGCCAATAATCGCGGCTAAAATAGAACGCCCCAGAGTATCTTGGATGATAGCAGTTTGTGCGAGGGGAATTGCCGCAGCTGCGATCGCACCCAAAACCGCAGGAGTAACGCCCTTCAAAAAGCTGCGAATCCAGGGGTTTTGACGAATGCGAACTAAAAGCGGTGCAGCCCCCATAATAAATAGAAACGATGGCGTAAAAATGGCGACGCAAGAAATTAAAGCACCCATTGCACCAGCCACCTTATAACCGACAAAAGCCGCAGTAATTACCACAGGTCCCGGAGTAAATTCACCAATAGCAACACCGTCCAGAAATTCGCTGCGAGTTAACCAATGAAATTGATTGACTACTTCCGACTCCAGCAAGGGGAGAATAACTAGCCCACCGCCGAAGATAAAACTACCGACTTTTAAGAAGAAAAATATTAACGTTAAATAATACTCTTGAATCCGTTCTAGTCCCCAAAAGCTAGACAATGCTAATGTGTCAGTAGATACAGTCCCCAGGATTTTGGGTAGCACCTGCATCATGGGTAAGAGGGGAACTAACCAAGCACTGCTGCGATTTGAAGGACTGTAAAAAATTAACCCGACAATACCCGCTAAGACGAATTGTAATAGAATATTAACTTGAAATAGTAAAGTGACAAGTAGGACAGCTAAAGCTATAGCCACACCTTTGACATCAGTAATAGCTCGTTTTGCTAACTTCCAGCAAAACCCAAAGATGATTGCAATCACCACAGGTGTCACCCCCAGAAACAAATTATCAATCTGCGGTATACCCTGAAAACGAAAATATGCCCAAGATAGAATCAGCACAATCAAAAAAGCAGGCAAGATAAAACAAATACCTGCCACTAAAGCACCCAATTGTCCCGCCCGCACATATCCGGTATAAATTCCCATCTGCGTGGAAGCTGGCCCAGGTAACATCTCGCAAATTGCCACTCCTTCTAAAAATTGTTCTTGGGTAAACCAGCCTCGCCGCACTACCGCTTCATCATTAATCATCGCAATGTGAGCTTGAGGACCACCAAAGCCAATTAACCCAAGCTTGAGAAAAATTTGAGCAAGTTCTAGCAATCGAGCCGATAAACTAGGCATAAAATTAACCGCCGATAAACTAAATCAGTGAACAGTGAACCAATACCTTTCGGTTAAGGGATGTAGAGACGTTCCATGGAACGTCTCTACAAGGGTTTTCGGCTCACGAATTTGCTTAACCGAACAGTATTGAACAGTGAACAGTGAACAGTTATCACGCTGATTTAATCAGCGACTTCGACCCAATAATGCCGTTTGACTGATAACTGATAACTGATAACTGATAACTGTTAAAATAGCCAGAGCCAAAGGGGGAGAGTCACAAGTAAGATCATAGACCCAACCGCTAAAGAGGTTACAGCCAAGTCGCGGTCAAGATTAAAGGTTTCGGCAATTACCAATGTGGCAAATGCTGGAGGCATTGATATTTGTAGCACAATTACTAGGGCTGGTTCACCAGTTACGCCAAAAAGTGGTAATATTCCGCCGATAGCTAAAGGAACAATTAACATTTTAATGATTAAGCTGATTCCCGCTTCTGGTAGTCTGTGCCAAGAATTAAGCTGGGAAAGTCGCATTCCAATTAATATTAAAGTTAAAGCAATCACGCCCCAACCTAATTTTTCTAGGCTAGATTCCCAGATAGGGGGGAGCGTCACGGCTCGAAATAGCAAGCCAAAACCGAAACTCCATAGAGCCGGATTAATCACAATGGATTTGGTAATTTGCCCATAATTACCGACATTACCGCCAAAATAAGATGCTAAGACTATTCCGAAGCCATAAGCACCGAATAGTGATCCCAACATATCGTAGAATAAAGCCCAGGCAAAGTATTCTTGCCCGACTAAAGCTAGGGTGATGGGATAACCAAGATAACCTGTGTTACCCAGCATGGCGGCTAGGAGCAAACTACCTTGGGTTGATTTTTCGTGAATGCTTTTTGTAAAATAGGCTTGCCCTTTCATTCCCCACCAAGCCAAAAATGCCCCTAGTGCGATGGCTAAATAGGCGATCGCCGGAGCAATCCAAATCTGTCCTGACAAGTCGGCTCGGCGTAAAAAAGCGACAATGCTTATCGGTACTCCTACCCAAAATAACAATTCACCCAGATGGGTAGGAACGGAGTCAGGTAGTTTGCGTCCCAGAATAAAGCCTACTAGGACTAATCCCACGAGTTTGACGTATAGTTCTAGGAGGTCAGCCAAGATTGTGTCTAGGAATAGAAGATGTTTGTTTCTGTCCAGTCTACAATCTTTGAAGAATATTGCACAAAAGCAGGAGTTGATCCTTGAATAAAGCCCGGTTTTCTGGACAACCGCATAACTTATCAGGTGACTCTAGTGAAGAAGATATTCCCGTAGCTTTACGCGATAGCCCTGAAGCAGCACCTAAACGACTTTCGCCAACTCTAATTTTACTAATCACTGGAGTATCCGGGTTAATCGTCCTGGGTTTAATTAGTAGTTTTTGGTTCTTTGTCATCGCACCCAGAAACACAGTTGAGCCTCAAGCTGCATCTAATGGCACAACTACCACAGATACACAATCTAGTGATTCTGTCAATAGGCAAAATAATAATCTTGATGCGCTGTTGGGTCATTTGACATACCCAGAAGCGCTAGAGTCAGAACTATTACCAATTACGGCAGATGGGCGAATTAGACTGCGAAAAGTTGCCGCCGAAAGGTATAAGAACATGGCGCAAGCGGCGCGACGTGAAGGTGTAATATTAGTGGCAATTTCTGGTTTTCGCTCAGTTAAAGATCAGGAACAGTTATTTTTTGGGATTGGTGCTAGACGCAATCAAACCCCAGCCGAAAGAGCATCTGTCAGTGCGCCCCCTGGACACAGTGAACATCATACAGGCTACGCTGTGGATATAGGAGATGGCGCAGTCCCAGCAACTAATCTGCAAACCAACTTTGAAAATACCAAGGCTTTTCGGTGGTTAGAAGGAAATGCGGCGCGTTTTGGCTTTGAAATTTCCTTTCCTGAGAATAATCCTCAAGGTGTGAGTTATGAACCTTGGCACTGGCGTTTTGTAGGCGATCGCCATAGCCTAGAATTATTTTACAAAGCCAGAAATTTAAACACCACACAACCATGATCTAAATTACCCCTACAGTGGATATTTGCGTAATTCCTAGAGATATATAGCAAAAGTCAAAAGTCAAAAGTGAAAGACTTGCTTCGACTGGGTTTTAGACTTTTCCTATGTCCTAATCTCCTTAGCGGTTGCTATAGCAGAAATATCACAGCCTGTCTTTTAACCGAAATTTCCCACAAAATACAGCAACTTGCAAATAAATCAAGTCCACATCTTAATATTGTAACTCTTGTAGTCCGGGCAAAGATGCGCCCTGTAACGCCCTGTAACTCTTGTGGGGTGGGCATCTTGCCCGCCCTTATCTAAGTGGGCAAAGATGCGCCCTGTAACTCTTGTGGGGAGGGCAAAGATGCCCGCCCTTATCTACCTGACTCAGATCAAATGTGCTGTCATCTATTGAGAACCTGTTTACCTTTCTCTTGACAAAAAGTATCAATTTGCCTGAAGATTCTACACATCTGGCAGTGTATTACTGATTTGTGAAGAGGCATTAAATGGGAATTAATAATCTGTTTTCGGCCGGCGGCGTGGTAATGTGGCCGCTATTCGGGTTTTCAGTCTTAGCAGTGGCGCTGATTATTGAACGTATCCGGTTTTGGGTGAGAATCAATAACCGTCAAAGCCGTGTAATTAGAGAAGTATTGAATCTTTATCGCCTAGATAACGTAGTTGGAGCAATGGATAAACTCCGAAAAAACGCAGATTTGCCCTTAGCGCGGATTTTTCTTTCTCCCCTGGAATTAGAAGAACCGAACCCCGAAGAATTTCGTTTAGCACTAGAAAGTGAAGCCCAAGCAGAAATCCCCTTACTCAAACGCTTTCAAAACATTTTTGAGACAATTATCGGTTTAGCACCATTATTAGGTCTACTGGGTACAGTCTTGGGATTAATTGCTTCCTTTGCTTCCCTAGATATAGGTGATGTCGGAGGTACAAAAACCACAGGTGTCACTGCTGGTATTAGTGAAGCTTTGGTTTCTACCGCCACAGGATTAGTAGTTGCTATATTTACACTTTTATTTGCCAACTCATTTCGGGGTTTATATGTCCGTCAAATAGCACTCATCCAAGAGTACGGGGGACAATTAGAGTTACTTTACCGCCGACGCTACGAACGAGGAGAGAGAAATTATGCGCCTACCAGATGAAGCCGATTTACCAGCACAGATCAACATCTTACCGATGATTGATGTCATCTTTGCGATTTTAACCTTTTTTATCATGTCAACGCTGTTTTTAACTAGGTCTGAAGGTTTGCCCGTAAATTTACCTACGGCTAGCACCGCTACACAACAGCAAATTCCCATGAAAATTACCGTAACGGTAGACGCAAAAGGAGTAATTAGCATCAATCGTCAACCCAGTCAAGTAGATTCATTAGTAGAGCAACTGCGGACTATCATGGGTTCTAACTCAGAAGCCTTAGTCATTATTAATGCTGATGAGAAAGTAGGTCATGGTCAGGTAGTGGCAATTATGGATCGAGTCCGTCAGGTAAAAGGGGCGAAGTTAGCCATTTCTACTCAAAAACCCTAAGCACCCCTCAGCCCAGTATTTTGCGTGATTTCCCTGGATCAAGAGACGTAGCACTGCTATGTCTCTTCTAATTTTTCAGCCAAAGCTACTTGGCACTTTTTGCTCTTAATTGCCGAAAAGTGTCATGTCTTTATGTAGTTTCAAGTAATGCAGCTTGTTAAAAATATCTGTTGACTTATGGATATGAGGCGGTTATTATAGTAGCGAACCAAAAATTGATTAGTCATAATGACTACAAATTCTGGTGAGTAGTCCTAAATATCAAGAGATCACAACCATGTTGAACCCATTATTTACCGAAGTATCCTCAGAGCAACAAGAAATCGTAGCTGGTGGATTTACCTTCAACTTCGGTGCCACTTCATTTTCTGGCAGCCAAGAAAACACCTCAACAAACACAACTTCTACCCCAGATGGTGGTAGCACCACAACCAGCACAACTGGAAACGTACAAGTTATCACCTTTGGTCAAACTTTTAACGGATTCAACCTACCTACCAACTTCTTCGCGCCCCCTGTGGAAGAAGAAGTTATCTAATAGTTATCCGTCCCTGGGTTGATTGGCTACACAAACAACCAACTCAGTTAAAGTTTCTCACTGGCAATAATACTCCTCAATTTTCATAAATTACCATCATGTTGAACCAATTGTTTACCGAAATCTCCTCAGAGCAACAAGAAACCGTAGTTGGTGGATTCACCATCAACTTCGGTGCCACTTCATTTACTGGCATCCAACAAGGCACCTCAACAACAACCACCTCTCAGCCTGATGGTGGAAGCAGCACAGAAAGCACAACTGAAAACGTAGAAATTAATACAGACGGCTTCACCGCAAACGGATTCAATCTACCTGAAAACTTCAGTTTCGGATCTATTTTCGGTTTCTAACCGCAAACAATATTCTGCGTTACAAGAAATGAGAACATCAAATCAACTATTCATCGAAGTATCCTCAGAGCAACAAGAAAACGTTGCTGGTGGATTTACTGTTAACTTTGGTGAAACTGGTTTTACCGGTATTAACAGCATAACCATCACAACGACTGTCACCACCCCTGACGGTGGTAGCACCACAACTAGCGGAACTGACAACGTAACAGTTGAGACAGGTGGAATAGTATTTGCCGGATTGAATCTAACTGAGAATGAGTTTAGTTCTTTCTTCTAACGGAGACTGAGTTTACTTCTTTCTTTGAGTGACCTCTCTTGAGTTGAGTAGTCTAAAATACTACTAACTTAAGTAAATTTTATTAACACCAAGAGATAAAAACCATGAGCAACCCATTGTTTAACGAACTATCCCCAAACCAACAAGAAAGCGTAGCTGGTGGATTCAGCTTGAACTTTAGTGCTACTCTTTTCTCAGGACTACAAACAGGTACAGTAACTAATTCTGCCTCTAATCCAGGCGGTAGCACCGCAACTGGTGAAAATGCTTCCGTTGCAGTTGATACAGCAGGTAGCAATTTGAACGGACTAGACATACCAGCAGATTTCGATCTAGGAGCTCTGTTTGGTTCATTCTTCAATTTCTAAATAGCTGATGAATCGCACCAGAGTTGATGGATAAAAACATCTACCAACTCTGGTAAATTTTGTTGTCACCAAGAGGTGAAACTATTTCTCATCAATTGTTTACCAAAAAATTGGGTTGAAAGCCTCCCCCTTCTAGGGAGACTTGATCTGATGTCAAATATAGCTCAGTATTACCTGAGTTTTCCTACAGGGCTACGTAAACCTAATAGGGAACAGGCTTTCTAGTAAAGATTCCTAATAACAAGAAATAAACACAATGTTTGACCAATTATTTACAGAAGTATCTGTTGCAGAGCAAGAAACCATAAGTGGTGGCTTACTTGGGACCTTAACTGGGACCTTAACTGGAACCTTGGATCTGAATGCAGCATATACTTCATTTCTTGCCGAACAAACTAACTCTGTTTCATTCGCTCAATCTGGTCCGGGCGGTAGTACAGCAGGCGGTGGTAATTCTTCAACCACAGTTTTCACATTTGGTTCGACTTTGAATTTATTTAATAATGGTGTTGTTACACCACCACCTGTAGTAGATCCAGGTCCTATAGGTGCAAATCCATAGGCAGATCAAATGGGATTCGATAGCTTGTTGCAGCTTTTAACTGACATCAAGTGAAATCGCTACATTAGTATTTCATGAATACATTGTGAGTAAAAGTGATAGCTTGAGAATCCTTCCCTGACTTTTAAATGTCAAGCTTGAAAAATGGTCAGCTATTTATTATTGGGTCGCATAATTAGCAATAATTATCTTGTCTTTATAGACTGCCCATCAATAGCTGACCATTTGTCATAGCAACAATAAAGGTAGTTTAAAATATGCCAAACCACACACAATTACAAAACTCTGAATTATTTATAGCATTGCCAGAACAAAACTAGCTGTTTCTGGGTTAATTTGCTCATTAATCAGTCGTAAATCCTTGAAAATACAGGTTTTGTGATCTAGGAGGTGAGAAACCATCGCCTATTCAAAAATACCCAATTAAAATAAACTATTAATTTGCACAGTCTCCGCACAGGAAATCGATTCACTCAAAATGCAATATCTACAAATTGCAAATTCAAAGCTCAGGGAACATCGAGAATCACGGCGCGTTAAAGTGCCAAACTCGTGTTACCTTACCTCCCATACCTAAAGGCGATGGGTTTCTACACATCCCACGGAGATTGTTATGAAATACCAATTTGTTCGACAGCATAGTGAAGAAGACTGTGGCGCTGCTTGTCTGGCTGCTATTTCTAAATATCACGGGCGCAATTTTACCCTCAGCCATATCCGCGAAGTCGTTGGAACTGGACAATTTGGCACAACTTTGTTGGGACTGAGGCGAGGTGCAGAAACACTGGGTTTCAACGCTCGTCCTGTGAAAACTTCACCAGAGTTACTAGAACGGTTGAATGAAGCTCCTTTACCAGCAATTATTCACTGGAAAGGAAATCACTGGGTTGTTT encodes:
- a CDS encoding CTB family bacteriocin, with amino-acid sequence MFDQLFTEVSVAEQETISGGLLGTLTGTLTGTLDLNAAYTSFLAEQTNSVSFAQSGPGGSTAGGGNSSTTVFTFGSTLNLFNNGVVTPPPVVDPGPIGANP
- a CDS encoding CTB family bacteriocin, whose product is MRTSNQLFIEVSSEQQENVAGGFTVNFGETGFTGINSITITTTVTTPDGGSTTTSGTDNVTVETGGIVFAGLNLTENEFSSFF
- a CDS encoding ExbD/TolR family protein, whose translation is MRLPDEADLPAQINILPMIDVIFAILTFFIMSTLFLTRSEGLPVNLPTASTATQQQIPMKITVTVDAKGVISINRQPSQVDSLVEQLRTIMGSNSEALVIINADEKVGHGQVVAIMDRVRQVKGAKLAISTQKP
- a CDS encoding CTB family bacteriocin, whose translation is MLNQLFTEISSEQQETVVGGFTINFGATSFTGIQQGTSTTTTSQPDGGSSTESTTENVEINTDGFTANGFNLPENFSFGSIFGF
- a CDS encoding CTB family bacteriocin; this encodes MLNPLFTEVSSEQQEIVAGGFTFNFGATSFSGSQENTSTNTTSTPDGGSTTTSTTGNVQVITFGQTFNGFNLPTNFFAPPVEEEVI
- a CDS encoding CTB family bacteriocin; translated protein: MSNPLFNELSPNQQESVAGGFSLNFSATLFSGLQTGTVTNSASNPGGSTATGENASVAVDTAGSNLNGLDIPADFDLGALFGSFFNF